Proteins encoded together in one Stigmatella aurantiaca window:
- a CDS encoding patatin-like phospholipase family protein: MTHNKLEPVKTGAPNHSHQLPPYIYASELTEIKIRRRVLGLPAPTGESGAQPSPKHGLVGLALSGGGIRSSTFSLGVIQALACRLRPNGGTVLPDGMTVFEKVDYLSTVSGGGYTGALLSSLLGTPGAEHAPFPLQKPLGQNEPPLLQHLRNGSNYLSPGGLLDQLRLPFQVARGLLLNIALVFPWILLAVFGTELLYKLSYHLPGTGFIQALVAGGTVLLAAAVLSFALFSRRFRHVLGWKERNRIELGASALFGLVLFAALLAPITSVVVWAIEIPWKLDDTLAKVLGELSTAFLRWVLLLMGGLGAVGVLLWKQLRRVWELARGKLTLYALSLVGPGVIFATYVLLCMYYIESPSIHPSYKELLRMAPPQRSTEGVMVPGEFTKLFNHEVNRENGYCAIKLGRLDEGWLIWTMADGQQGCPLPNPCMLQDEGGCTSDQNVPNFWHLKGGQKTFLTDATLRITTHYRPELWPQRDLPVLALAVVWALLTLLLLDINSTSLHGFYRDRLSKLYLVRPVDQSIESTDELKLSELNNKGEGSAAPYHLVNATLNLHGSSELELRGRKSDFFIFSKNYCGSPHTGFCPTADLEQVDPRINLGAAMAISGAAAAPNMGTLNLNQLRFLMAMLNARLSYWVPNPRRVVDKGTASWRWPSGPGALHLLCEASGFLDASGPYVNVSDGGHLENLGVYELLRRRCKVIIAIDGEADPDMKFPSLHTLMRYAWIDLGVRIELKLDELRPMPGGMPSQHITIGTIHYGRATGGDELRGTFVYIKSSVTGDENLVISDYRAAQPKFPHESTADQFFTEHQFESYRALGEHIGESLLEMKEFTVLFGAEAPKEPTRTAETQPLIQVA; the protein is encoded by the coding sequence ATGACCCACAACAAGCTTGAACCTGTGAAAACTGGCGCACCCAATCATTCTCATCAACTTCCGCCGTACATCTATGCCTCCGAACTCACGGAGATCAAGATCCGGCGGCGGGTGCTGGGCCTCCCTGCCCCTACCGGGGAGAGCGGAGCGCAGCCCTCCCCAAAGCACGGGCTGGTGGGGCTGGCGCTCTCCGGCGGAGGCATCCGCTCCTCCACCTTCAGTCTGGGCGTGATCCAGGCACTCGCCTGCCGGTTGCGGCCCAACGGCGGAACGGTGTTGCCCGACGGCATGACCGTGTTCGAGAAGGTGGACTACCTCTCCACCGTGTCGGGGGGAGGATACACGGGCGCGCTGTTGAGTTCCCTGTTGGGAACCCCTGGCGCGGAGCATGCGCCCTTTCCTCTGCAGAAGCCCCTGGGACAGAACGAGCCGCCACTCCTGCAACACCTGCGCAATGGCAGCAATTACTTGAGCCCGGGAGGGCTGCTTGACCAGCTCCGGCTCCCGTTTCAGGTCGCCCGAGGGCTGCTGCTCAACATCGCGCTGGTGTTTCCGTGGATCCTGCTGGCGGTCTTCGGCACCGAGCTCCTCTACAAACTGAGCTATCATCTGCCTGGGACAGGCTTCATCCAGGCGCTTGTGGCAGGGGGGACTGTCCTGCTCGCGGCGGCAGTGCTGTCGTTCGCCCTCTTCTCCCGGCGGTTCCGCCATGTGCTCGGGTGGAAGGAGCGGAACAGGATCGAGCTCGGAGCCTCGGCGCTCTTCGGGCTGGTGCTCTTCGCCGCCCTGCTCGCCCCCATCACGTCCGTCGTGGTCTGGGCCATCGAGATCCCCTGGAAGCTGGACGACACCCTGGCCAAGGTGCTGGGAGAACTGAGCACCGCGTTCTTGCGGTGGGTCCTCCTACTGATGGGAGGGCTCGGAGCTGTAGGCGTGCTGCTGTGGAAGCAGCTCCGGCGCGTCTGGGAGCTGGCCCGGGGAAAGCTCACGCTGTATGCCCTCAGCCTCGTTGGCCCTGGTGTCATCTTCGCCACCTACGTGCTGCTGTGCATGTACTATATCGAGTCGCCCTCCATCCATCCCTCCTACAAAGAGCTGCTTCGCATGGCTCCCCCTCAGCGCAGCACTGAGGGTGTCATGGTCCCAGGGGAGTTCACCAAGCTGTTCAATCACGAGGTGAATAGGGAAAACGGTTACTGCGCGATCAAGCTCGGCAGATTGGACGAGGGGTGGTTGATCTGGACAATGGCTGACGGGCAGCAGGGATGTCCTTTGCCCAACCCCTGTATGCTTCAGGACGAAGGCGGCTGCACAAGCGATCAGAACGTCCCCAACTTCTGGCACCTGAAGGGCGGACAAAAGACGTTCCTGACTGACGCAACGCTGCGGATCACCACCCACTACAGGCCCGAACTCTGGCCCCAGAGGGACCTCCCTGTTCTCGCGCTGGCCGTGGTGTGGGCGTTACTGACACTCCTGCTGCTCGACATCAACTCCACATCACTCCACGGCTTCTACAGGGACCGGCTGAGCAAGCTGTACCTGGTGCGGCCTGTCGATCAATCCATCGAGTCCACAGATGAGCTCAAGCTCTCCGAGCTGAACAACAAAGGGGAAGGCTCTGCCGCGCCGTACCATCTGGTGAACGCGACGTTGAACCTGCATGGGAGTTCGGAACTGGAGCTGCGCGGGCGGAAGTCCGACTTCTTCATCTTCAGCAAGAACTACTGTGGCAGCCCACACACCGGCTTCTGCCCAACGGCGGATCTTGAGCAGGTGGATCCCCGTATCAACCTGGGCGCGGCCATGGCCATCTCCGGAGCCGCCGCCGCGCCCAACATGGGCACGCTGAACCTGAACCAGCTCCGGTTCCTGATGGCGATGCTCAACGCGCGGTTGAGCTATTGGGTGCCGAACCCGCGGCGCGTCGTCGACAAGGGGACCGCCTCCTGGAGATGGCCGTCGGGGCCTGGGGCCCTGCATCTCCTGTGCGAGGCGTCCGGCTTTCTAGATGCCTCGGGGCCGTATGTGAACGTCTCGGACGGGGGGCACCTGGAGAACCTGGGGGTGTACGAGCTGCTGCGCCGCCGCTGCAAGGTCATCATCGCCATTGATGGCGAGGCGGATCCGGACATGAAATTCCCCAGTCTCCACACCTTGATGCGGTACGCGTGGATCGATCTTGGGGTCCGAATCGAGCTGAAGCTCGACGAGCTCCGCCCCATGCCAGGGGGCATGCCATCGCAGCACATCACCATCGGGACCATTCATTATGGCCGGGCGACGGGAGGCGATGAGTTGAGAGGGACCTTCGTCTACATCAAGTCCTCCGTCACGGGGGACGAGAACCTGGTCATCAGCGACTACCGCGCCGCGCAGCCGAAGTTCCCCCATGAGTCCACCGCGGACCAGTTCTTCACCGAGCACCAGTTCGAGAGCTACCGGGCGCTCGGCGAGCACATTGGCGAGAGTCTGCTGGAGATGAAAGAGTTCACGGTCTTGTTCGGAGCGGAGGCCCCGAAAGAGCCGACGAGGACAGCGGAGACGCAGCCCCTGATCCAGGTCGCCTGA
- a CDS encoding trifunctional serine/threonine-protein kinase/ATP-binding protein/sensor histidine kinase, with protein sequence MLDIPGYRVLGTLRATGSNALFLAVREADGLPVIIKTPMAASPGRMESERYRREFGILQRLRDVRGVARPYACERLGERPVLLLERVQGQTLSESTAAGQPLELSRFLSLALSLVSTLGEVHCRNVIHKDIKPSNIILEPSGEGRLIDFGVATLQQVEYLDAAPTHLIEGTLAYMSPEQTGRMNRVVDYRTDFYSLGVTFYELLTGHRPFQGKDALEWFHAHMAQQPRPPHELNPLVPQVLSAVVLKLMAKTAEERYQSTEGLRADLERCREALGQDVRELFPLGTQDTPSRFQLPQRLYGREAQVSTLLEGFERVARTGRPELFLVSGYSGIGKSSVVHELHKPVVQRRGFFLSGKFDQFQRDIPYVSLAQTLRGLVQQLLAGSEEELARWRQRVNEAWEGAGQALVDLVPQLEVLVGPQPALQDVPPSEASRRFYRVVRQFLSVFATLEQPLVVFLDDLQWADLASLQLLAQMLSQPESLPVLWIGAYRDNEVSLTHPLMPVLEEVRKAGASVTDIHLEPLSVAQVEHLVGDTLPGAGRDVVAPLSARVHEKTGGNPFFLLQLLVALHQDGLLVRVPGEGWRWDAEGVRARGYSENIVGFMVGKLRQFPPGTQDLLRLAACVGNHFSLQLLGTLAHQGGGGDVEQGLEPVLQEGLLVRTGPEQYRFLHDRIQQAALSLLSEAERGALHLRIGRLLLESFAPGQLRESLFDVVSQLNAGAALLEEPAERHQLARLNAEAGDKARAAVALPRAITYFSTAFTFIPGDPWETDPALAFKVRLEQARCAFMHGDIAEARRLAEELRPRVRTPPDIVAVYGLKQDIHFAMGEGEEGITCMLDCLALLGIPLSREPSREEAVAAHEEVWALLGARPIESLIEMPAMTDPDMKLSVGALFKLFYAAGSINQNLHIITLSRMVSLTLRYGFVDAVVSGYGWFGVITGSYFQRYRQGFAFARLALGFIERYNLSTSRAAVLFSTQFISCWTEPLAHAQELSLSALHHSLQVGDIITAAFSNLYSVTNRLAMGHNLEEVHQESLVRGEFLRKTGFLDPQEWLLPVQRYVQQMRGHTLSFGTLDGEGFEERSFEAGMPGRRIGTRCFYWIIKLQSHFMCGAYAEAREAADKALEFLWTISGQLPLREFHLYRALTLAACFEDAPPEEQQRWLEAIQGHQRQLAAWAENCPENFHALERLVAAELARLSDRPDVATRAYEAAVRSARESGATQYVGLANELAANFWRTQQSPTVAHAFAREARAAYRQWGALGKVQHLESLWPHLSSSTDAGEALTTSSTDSTRIDALTLVKAQQAVSGEIELERLVKTLLHAAIENAGAQRGALLLPDGDTLGVAATSDAPVGGDAPALPWTLLSYVRRTREHVLIGDASKPHPFASDAYLAHHGARSVLCLPLLRKEQLSGVLYLENNLAANAFSPMRMALLEHLASQAAISIENARLYEDVQRAKTELRRANEELEQRVEERTRELKQAQARLVDTAREVGMAEVAANVLHNVGNVLTSAVVNMEGMRKTVGSLRVGRVKQTAALLVEQRENLTDFLTGNPRGRHLPDYLMALGGSLVKEQTRLMENMDAMNRHIEHIRAIVQVQQTYAKSSLMTEECELPQLIDDALRIQLAALQRHGVTVHRELSAVPRVKADKHKVLQILINLISNAKHALDPKPEGQRNLWVRLWVEGPVVRIQVVDDGVGIAPEVKGKLFSHGFTTRKDGHGFGLHSSALAAQLLDGRLTIESEGPGKGAVSTLELPLH encoded by the coding sequence ATGTTGGATATTCCAGGGTACAGGGTTCTCGGCACCCTCCGGGCCACGGGCTCGAACGCGCTGTTCCTGGCGGTGCGAGAGGCCGATGGCCTGCCCGTCATCATCAAGACGCCCATGGCGGCCTCTCCGGGCCGCATGGAGAGCGAGCGGTACCGGCGGGAGTTTGGCATCCTGCAACGGCTGCGGGACGTGCGGGGGGTGGCCAGGCCCTATGCCTGCGAGCGGCTCGGCGAGCGGCCCGTGCTGTTGCTGGAGCGGGTGCAGGGCCAGACCCTGTCCGAGTCCACGGCGGCGGGGCAGCCCCTGGAGCTGTCCCGGTTCCTGAGCCTGGCCCTGTCGCTGGTGTCCACGCTGGGGGAAGTCCACTGCCGCAACGTCATCCACAAGGACATCAAACCCTCCAACATCATCCTGGAGCCATCGGGGGAAGGGCGGCTCATCGACTTCGGCGTGGCCACGCTGCAGCAGGTGGAATACCTGGACGCGGCGCCGACGCACTTGATCGAAGGCACGCTGGCGTACATGTCGCCGGAGCAGACGGGGCGGATGAACCGGGTGGTGGACTACCGCACCGACTTCTACTCCCTGGGCGTCACCTTCTACGAGCTGCTCACGGGGCACCGTCCCTTCCAGGGAAAGGACGCACTCGAGTGGTTTCACGCCCACATGGCGCAGCAACCGAGGCCTCCGCACGAGCTCAACCCGCTGGTGCCCCAGGTCCTGTCCGCCGTCGTGCTCAAGCTGATGGCGAAGACGGCCGAGGAGCGCTACCAGAGCACAGAGGGCCTGCGGGCGGACCTGGAGCGCTGCCGCGAGGCGTTGGGCCAGGACGTGCGGGAGCTGTTCCCGCTGGGCACTCAGGACACGCCCAGCCGCTTCCAACTGCCGCAACGGCTCTACGGGCGTGAAGCCCAGGTGTCCACCCTGCTGGAGGGCTTCGAGCGGGTGGCGCGCACGGGAAGGCCGGAACTCTTTCTCGTCAGCGGGTACTCGGGCATCGGCAAGTCCTCCGTGGTGCATGAGCTGCACAAACCCGTGGTCCAACGCCGCGGCTTCTTCCTGAGTGGCAAGTTCGATCAGTTCCAGCGGGATATTCCCTACGTCTCCCTGGCCCAGACGCTTCGGGGCCTGGTGCAACAGTTGCTCGCGGGAAGCGAGGAGGAGCTGGCCAGGTGGCGCCAGCGGGTAAATGAAGCCTGGGAAGGTGCGGGTCAGGCGCTCGTGGATCTGGTGCCCCAGCTCGAAGTGCTGGTGGGCCCCCAGCCCGCGCTCCAGGACGTGCCGCCCAGTGAGGCCTCGCGCCGCTTCTACCGGGTGGTCCGCCAATTCCTCTCGGTGTTCGCCACCCTCGAGCAGCCCCTGGTGGTGTTCCTGGATGACCTGCAGTGGGCGGACCTCGCCAGTCTTCAGCTGCTTGCTCAAATGCTGTCCCAGCCCGAGTCCCTCCCGGTGCTGTGGATTGGCGCCTACCGGGACAACGAGGTGAGCCTCACGCACCCGCTCATGCCGGTGTTGGAGGAGGTGCGCAAGGCGGGCGCAAGCGTGACGGATATTCACCTGGAGCCGCTGAGCGTGGCGCAGGTGGAGCACCTGGTGGGCGACACGCTGCCGGGGGCGGGGAGGGACGTGGTGGCGCCCCTCTCGGCGCGGGTGCACGAGAAGACGGGGGGCAATCCCTTCTTCCTGCTGCAGTTGCTGGTGGCGCTCCACCAGGACGGCCTGCTGGTGCGCGTGCCCGGAGAAGGCTGGCGGTGGGATGCCGAGGGGGTGCGCGCCCGGGGATATTCGGAGAACATCGTCGGCTTCATGGTGGGCAAGCTGCGCCAGTTCCCCCCGGGCACGCAGGACTTGCTGCGGCTGGCCGCGTGTGTGGGCAACCACTTCTCCCTCCAGCTGCTGGGCACCCTCGCCCACCAGGGAGGGGGGGGGGACGTGGAACAGGGGCTCGAGCCCGTGCTCCAGGAAGGCCTGCTGGTGCGCACGGGCCCGGAGCAGTACCGCTTCCTGCATGACCGCATCCAGCAGGCGGCCCTCTCCCTTCTCTCCGAGGCCGAGCGCGGGGCGCTCCACCTGCGCATCGGCCGCCTGCTGCTCGAGAGTTTTGCCCCGGGACAACTGCGCGAGTCGCTCTTCGACGTGGTGAGCCAGCTCAACGCGGGGGCGGCGCTCCTGGAGGAGCCCGCCGAGCGCCACCAGCTCGCGCGGCTGAACGCCGAGGCGGGTGACAAGGCCCGGGCCGCGGTGGCGCTCCCGCGCGCCATCACCTACTTCTCGACGGCCTTCACGTTCATTCCCGGAGACCCGTGGGAGACGGACCCCGCGCTGGCCTTCAAAGTGAGGCTCGAACAGGCGCGCTGTGCCTTCATGCACGGCGACATCGCCGAGGCGCGCCGTCTGGCCGAGGAGCTCCGCCCCCGGGTGCGCACTCCTCCGGACATCGTGGCCGTCTATGGCCTGAAGCAGGACATCCACTTCGCCATGGGGGAGGGCGAGGAGGGCATCACCTGCATGCTGGACTGCCTGGCCCTGCTGGGCATTCCACTCTCACGAGAGCCCTCCCGGGAGGAGGCGGTGGCTGCCCATGAGGAGGTCTGGGCCTTGCTGGGAGCGCGTCCCATCGAGAGCCTCATCGAGATGCCCGCCATGACCGACCCGGACATGAAGCTGTCCGTCGGTGCCCTCTTCAAGCTTTTCTATGCCGCGGGCTCCATCAACCAGAACCTGCACATCATCACCCTGAGCCGGATGGTGTCCCTCACCCTCCGCTACGGCTTCGTGGATGCCGTGGTGAGCGGATATGGCTGGTTTGGTGTCATCACCGGCTCGTACTTCCAGCGGTACCGGCAAGGCTTTGCCTTCGCCAGACTCGCTCTCGGGTTCATCGAGCGGTACAATCTGTCCACCAGCCGGGCGGCGGTTCTCTTCAGCACGCAGTTCATCAGCTGTTGGACCGAGCCCCTGGCCCATGCGCAGGAGCTCTCCCTCAGCGCCCTCCACCACTCGCTTCAAGTGGGCGACATCATCACCGCTGCCTTCAGCAACCTCTATAGCGTCACCAATCGCCTCGCCATGGGGCACAACCTGGAGGAGGTCCACCAGGAGTCGCTCGTGCGCGGCGAGTTCTTGCGCAAGACGGGCTTTCTGGATCCCCAGGAGTGGCTGCTCCCGGTTCAGCGCTACGTGCAGCAGATGCGCGGGCACACCCTCTCGTTTGGCACACTCGACGGGGAGGGTTTCGAGGAGCGGTCCTTCGAGGCCGGGATGCCCGGGCGCAGGATCGGCACGCGGTGCTTCTATTGGATCATCAAACTCCAGTCGCACTTCATGTGCGGCGCCTACGCGGAGGCCCGGGAGGCCGCGGACAAGGCCCTCGAGTTCCTGTGGACCATCAGTGGCCAGCTCCCCCTGCGCGAATTCCATCTCTACCGGGCCCTGACCCTGGCCGCGTGCTTCGAGGACGCTCCGCCCGAGGAACAGCAGCGGTGGCTCGAGGCCATCCAGGGTCATCAGCGGCAGCTCGCGGCGTGGGCGGAGAATTGCCCCGAGAACTTCCACGCGCTCGAGCGGTTGGTGGCCGCGGAGCTGGCCCGCCTGTCGGATCGGCCGGACGTGGCGACACGCGCCTACGAAGCGGCCGTCCGCTCGGCGCGAGAGAGCGGGGCCACCCAGTACGTGGGCCTGGCCAACGAGCTCGCCGCGAACTTCTGGCGCACGCAGCAGTCACCCACCGTCGCTCATGCCTTCGCACGCGAGGCCCGGGCGGCCTACCGGCAGTGGGGCGCCCTGGGCAAGGTGCAGCACCTGGAGTCCCTCTGGCCCCACCTCTCCTCCTCCACGGACGCCGGGGAAGCACTGACCACCAGCAGCACGGATTCCACCCGCATCGACGCGCTCACGCTCGTCAAGGCCCAGCAGGCCGTCTCCGGTGAGATCGAACTGGAGCGGCTGGTGAAGACGCTGCTGCATGCGGCCATCGAGAACGCGGGCGCCCAGCGCGGCGCCCTGTTGCTGCCCGACGGGGACACACTGGGGGTGGCGGCCACCTCCGATGCCCCTGTGGGTGGGGACGCCCCCGCGCTGCCCTGGACGCTCCTGTCCTACGTACGGCGCACCCGCGAGCACGTGCTCATCGGCGATGCCTCCAAGCCACACCCCTTCGCGTCCGATGCCTACCTGGCACACCACGGAGCGCGCTCGGTGTTGTGTCTGCCCCTGCTGAGAAAGGAGCAACTCTCCGGGGTGCTGTACCTGGAGAACAACCTGGCGGCCAATGCCTTCAGCCCCATGCGCATGGCGCTCCTGGAACACCTGGCCTCCCAGGCGGCCATCTCCATCGAGAACGCCCGGCTCTATGAGGACGTCCAACGCGCCAAGACGGAGCTGCGCCGGGCGAACGAAGAGCTGGAGCAGCGGGTGGAGGAACGCACGCGCGAACTCAAGCAGGCCCAGGCCCGGCTGGTGGATACAGCGCGTGAGGTGGGCATGGCGGAGGTGGCCGCCAACGTGCTGCACAACGTGGGCAATGTGCTCACCAGCGCCGTCGTCAACATGGAGGGGATGCGCAAGACCGTGGGCTCGCTGCGTGTGGGCCGGGTGAAACAGACGGCGGCGCTCCTCGTGGAGCAGCGGGAGAACCTGACGGACTTCCTGACGGGCAACCCCCGGGGCCGGCACCTGCCGGACTACCTCATGGCGCTGGGCGGATCGCTGGTGAAGGAGCAGACGCGCCTGATGGAGAACATGGATGCGATGAACCGGCACATCGAGCACATCCGCGCCATCGTCCAGGTGCAACAGACGTATGCGAAGAGCTCGCTGATGACGGAGGAGTGCGAGCTGCCCCAGCTCATCGACGACGCGCTGCGCATCCAACTGGCGGCCTTGCAGCGCCATGGGGTCACCGTGCACCGGGAGCTGTCGGCGGTGCCGCGGGTGAAGGCGGACAAGCACAAGGTGCTGCAAATCCTCATCAACCTCATCAGCAACGCCAAGCATGCGTTGGACCCGAAGCCCGAGGGCCAGCGCAACCTGTGGGTGCGGCTGTGGGTGGAGGGGCCGGTGGTCCGCATCCAGGTGGTGGATGATGGCGTGGGCATCGCTCCCGAGGTGAAGGGCAAGCTGTTCTCCCATGGCTTCACCACGCGCAAGGACGGCCACGGCTTCGGCCTGCACTCCAGCGCGCTCGCGGCACAGCTCCTCGATGGCCGCCTGACCATCGAGAGCGAGGGACCGGGAAAGGGCGCCGTCTCCACGCTGGAGCTTCCGCTCCATTAG